Genomic DNA from Solanum pennellii chromosome 3, SPENNV200:
AATGGTGGATCATATTTTGGATTGAGACAGTGAAGCTATGGAAGATTGGAGGCCCAATTGCTTTCAATATTCTTTGCCAATACGGAATTTACTCAATTACCGTTGCTTTTTGTGGTCATTTAGGTGCTCTTCAGCTCTCTGCTATTTCTATTGCTCAAAATGTCATTGGAACTTTCTCTTTCGGCTTCATGGTTCGTTCCTGTTCTCTCTTGCTTCGACATgaaatttacattttttgtttattacttTTTGCCTCTCTTAGTTTAAATGTAAATTActtttgtttattatatatatttttttatttgtctaatttTATATCGAATAAGAAAATAGtgtaaaataagtaaacattgCTTAAAGAGTGCATTAAACGTgttttagggtgtgtttggtatgaggaaaacattttcatcCCTACCCTTAGACCTGCTCCTCCACCCCTTACTAGCCTCGACCcccaaaaaagaaatatttatgttaatttttaaaaaatattttgaactttcatatttcatttttttcacctCTAATCTCGACCCTCAACCCACCTACCCACCCTCTACCAGCCCCCTCAACCCCTCcaaacaaaaatttaagtttgtttttaaaaaatattttcaatcttaaaattttatttttttaccctACCCCTCTCCCACCCCCTCTCCTCAACCccgaaaaaaatttaagttttttttttttacttttgtgatagaataaaattaaatgaagcatttttcaatatttttcatctaaaaaaagattaaaatattttctccatgtTGATTCTTAAGTAAAGTACTATTTACTCATGAAAATATGGGTAAACTAGTATTTTAGCCAACTCATTTGTTACCCAATTCATTTTTACCCATATCAAATATGGACATATTGAATTATTATCCATTTTATGTTGACCCATTTTCAACCAACCCAAATTTGATTCAACCCGTCCATTTGCAACCACTAAATATGACTAAtgtttcaacttttaaaaagtaGCAAACTTAAATAACTTGCATGATACATGCAATCAAATGTTTGGTATAAAAGGTAAATGTTTTCCTAGATAATATTggaaaaataagttgattttaacttattttctcatgtttgattggtgagtgaaaaatatttttaattatttagttggtgaatgaaaaatattttctagaaaatatcTTCTATTTTTTGCTAgaaagtagaaaatatttttttggaaaatagaCTCTAACCCGAGAATGAACTCGGATACTTGAACTAGAACATGACCCCGACGATCGATCCAGGATCCAACACTAAGATGTGATCCAGGACCTGACCTCGACTCTCGACTGCGTCCCAATAATTGAACTAGGATCCGACCAAGGATTTTACCTCGACCCCGATCTGCCACCGACATTAACAATAGTTTTGGTCCTTAACCCCGACTCCTGCCAAACATCCACATCCGACCGCAAGGATTGATTCAAGATCTGATCTCGACACCCTACCTAGGATTCGACCCCAATTTTGGACTTGACACTGAACTTCTGAACCCATTCGGCATGGGATTCAACTTTCGAATCAAGACCCGATCCAAGATCGAATTTTAAACCGGGACCTAATTTTTAAATCAAGACTTAACCTAGAAACTCGATGGAGGACATAATTTCCATATAGAGACCCAACCCGACACCCGACTCGGGACTCAATTTCGACACTTGATGTGGGACCCAACTTTCAAATTAAGATCTAACCTCGACTCTCGATCTATGACCCAACCTCGACGTCCGAACTTGGATCTGAACTCCACCACCCTGACAATCAATTCGGAACCCGAACCTGACATCCGACCTGGAGCCAACCTCAACTCTTGACCTAAGACTCGCCTTTCGAACTGAGACTCGATACCCACACCCATCATGGGACCTGACTCTGACTGAAACCTGATTTCTGAATCGAGACATGACCCCGAGATTATATCAGGGACTCGAATTCTGAACCAAAATGCTACCTCAATATATGACCTCAACATTGACCCTAACTATCTCTTTACGACTCGAACCTGATATATAACGTGGGACCCGACCTTGACTACGACTCTGACACCCAACTCAAAAACTCCAACCTGACACTTGACTCAAGACTCGACCTAGATGTATGATCTAGGATTAGACCTCAAATCCTGACCTGGGACTCGACACCCAAAACGGGATCTAATCCGATTTGAGACTCCATTTGAGGCCAAAATTCAAGAATCATGAGTTTGGTTCCAAATTTGTATTGGAAATCAATACGCAAAACTTGACTTAGGGAGGAAAGTTGAGGTGTGCGGTTGAAAATGAGTTGTACAatgttttccttattattatattttttggaggtgaatcatttttcttaaatttgaagaaaataagttgatttgatTAACATTTAAGTCCTCTAactcaaccaaacatgagaaaattagaaaatattttctaccaAACACAAAAGAGTAGTAATATCTAAGGTATATTATGTTATAGATTGTATACGAGCTActacatattattattattaatattcttTTCACTTTATTGGAAACTTTTGAAGTTGGAGTTGAACATAGAATTGTGTTTGATTAAGTTTttgcaaacaattttttgaagttgtatttgaaaattttcactatcaaatacttaattttcaaataaagagaaatttgTTGTAAAATTTGTACAGTTGGGCATGGGGAGTGCTCTGGAGACACTGTGTGGACAGGCATTTGGTGCTGGGCAAATACATATGCTTGGAATTTACACACAACGGTCGATGGTTATTCTATTGTTCAGTACATTACTTCTATTAccaatttatatatttgcaaCTCCGTTACTTAAACTTTTTGGCCAAGAACATGAAATGACTGTTATTGCTGGGAAATTTGCTCTGTTGTCAATCCCTGAGTTATTTTCACTGGCAGTTGCTGTTCCGGCCTCGAAATTTCTGCAATCACAGAGTAAAGTTGGTGTGCTGGCTTGTATTGGTTTTCTGGTTCTTTTACTCCATGCCTTTCTGCTATGGTTGTTCATATATGTATTCAACTTGGGCATAAACGGGGCAGCGTTAGTCTATAATATTACAGGTTGGGCCAATGCAATAGCTCAATTTGTGTACGTGATAGTTTGGTGTAAAGATGGATGGACGGGATGGTCTTTGTCGGCATTGAATGAGATTTGGGCATTTGTTAGACTCTCGATCGCCTCAGCTGTTATGTTATGCCTTGAAACCTGGTACATGATGAGTATTATTGTCCTCACCGGACATCTCAAGGATGCGGTTATTGCTGTTGGATCCCTCTCTATTTGGTgagtttttaactttttattgtCAGCCTAAATTGTCATGTGCATAGATGATATTAAATGTCTTCAGCTCCTTCATCAAGCATGTATcggttcttcttttttttgtctttcagcatgaatattgatggatgGGAAGTAATGTTGTTCATTGGAATCAATGCTGCCATAAGGTAATTTAAGTCTAAATTCTTGTAGAAAAATGTACTTCATATGTTTCGGAGTTTGTTTTAATGCATTTTCTCTGTCTCAGTGTTCGCGTCTCAAATGAGCTTGGGCAAGGGCATCCCAGGGCTACGAAATATAGTGTATATATCACAATGTTCCAATCACTCCTCATTGGTATACTCTGCATGATATTAGTACTGGTAGTAAGAAATCATCTATCCATTCTTTTCACAAATAGCAAGGATCTGCAACGAGCCGTTGCTGACCTTGCTTGGCTTCTCGGAATAACCATGGTTCTTAATAGTGTTCAGCCTGTAATATCAGGTCTtgcttttatttcatttttactaTTTCTATGGTTAAAAATGTGTATTTAACCCTTGTTAACATTGTTTTGCAGGTGTTGCTATTGGAGGTGGATGGCAAAGTTCAGTGGCTTATATCAATTTGGGATGTTACTACATTTTTGGTATTCCTCTTGGATGTACGCTTGGTTATGTCGCTAACTTTGACGTCGTGGTAAAAATAACACTTTGTTTTAATATCTCACAATGcaacttttttttacttaaaaatttatGACAGAAACTTTTGCCTAGCACAGGGTCTATGGGGAGGAATGATAGCAGGACTTGCCTTGCAAACACTGATACTTTCATTTGTAATCTATAGAATTGATTGGAACAAAGAGGTAACTGAAatgatattttgtttttatgttcATTGCAAAACAGTATGTagtaataaataagaaaatttaaatatgcaGGTTGAGCAATCGGCAGAGCGCCTACGCCGGTGGGGTGGTCAAAACTTAGAAGCTGAAAAAACTCTTAATTCAGATCCTGCGAAGGACTTATTACACTTGCCGCCATAACAATAACATTTTGCGTATTGACATTAGAGGGGAAATTATTGTAAATCACAGACAATTTGATCCTACAATTGAATAGCCTTTTAAGAAAAGATTGTATTaacatcttttatattttatccttTAACGGGTCGTTTGATTGAAAATAAGTATTCAGGATAAATTATCATGGGATTAGCTATCCTGGGATAACTTATCTCATAAGTATGATATAAATGGTTGGATAAGTTATCTCAAACATGGCAACCAAACAAGAAACAGAAACTTTATCCCATCAATAGTAATTTTCTTACctcatcattatttatttttatcctctCACACCAAACGATCCTGATTGTCCATTATTTAAACACCATTTCTCAATTGaatttcttccttctctcttaaaACATTCTTTGGTACTgaattttctttctatttaatttaaattctagCTTTTTGTTTGGTATTTGAAAAACTTATTAAATCATAGag
This window encodes:
- the LOC107013098 gene encoding protein DETOXIFICATION 35-like, with translation MEAMVVSADHHHQLIGNDGDYRPVNGLKQWWIIFWIETVKLWKIGGPIAFNILCQYGIYSITVAFCGHLGALQLSAISIAQNVIGTFSFGFMLGMGSALETLCGQAFGAGQIHMLGIYTQRSMVILLFSTLLLLPIYIFATPLLKLFGQEHEMTVIAGKFALLSIPELFSLAVAVPASKFLQSQSKVGVLACIGFLVLLLHAFLLWLFIYVFNLGINGAALVYNITGWANAIAQFVYVIVWCKDGWTGWSLSALNEIWAFVRLSIASAVMLCLETWYMMSIIVLTGHLKDAVIAVGSLSICMNIDGWEVMLFIGINAAISVRVSNELGQGHPRATKYSVYITMFQSLLIGILCMILVLVVRNHLSILFTNSKDLQRAVADLAWLLGITMVLNSVQPVISGVAIGGGWQSSVAYINLGCYYIFGIPLGCTLGYVANFDVVGLWGGMIAGLALQTLILSFVIYRIDWNKEVEQSAERLRRWGGQNLEAEKTLNSDPAKDLLHLPP